The following are encoded in a window of Verrucomicrobiia bacterium genomic DNA:
- a CDS encoding response regulator transcription factor, translating to MLRPFRKCLAQTVSMNKRKKKIKLLLADDHPVVRKGIRSWLSGVEYLEVIDEAVNGLEAVAKVKELSPDVVLMDVDMPKLNGLEATKQIRKEFPGTRVLILSMHTNKSVVLQIIQSGAQGYVLKDAPPADVLRAIESVDNGEPFFSPDINQIVLNQYLAETGAEQSPTAVKLTNRERQVLAMIAEGQSNKEMASKMGVGVRTVETHRERMMSKLNIHSVAGLTKFAIANGIVNLE from the coding sequence TGTTGCGACCTTTTCGCAAATGCCTGGCGCAGACCGTATCCATGAACAAACGGAAGAAAAAAATAAAATTGTTATTGGCGGATGATCATCCCGTGGTGCGGAAAGGAATACGCTCGTGGCTCTCGGGTGTTGAATATCTTGAAGTGATAGATGAAGCGGTCAACGGGCTCGAAGCCGTGGCCAAGGTCAAGGAGCTTTCGCCGGACGTCGTCTTGATGGACGTGGACATGCCGAAGTTGAACGGCTTGGAAGCGACAAAACAGATTCGCAAGGAATTTCCGGGCACGCGCGTCTTGATTCTCTCGATGCACACGAACAAAAGCGTGGTGCTGCAAATCATCCAATCCGGCGCGCAAGGTTATGTGCTCAAGGACGCGCCCCCGGCGGACGTGCTGCGCGCAATCGAATCGGTGGATAATGGCGAACCCTTTTTCAGTCCCGACATCAACCAGATCGTGTTGAACCAATATCTGGCCGAGACGGGCGCGGAACAATCACCAACGGCGGTAAAACTTACAAATCGTGAACGGCAAGTGCTGGCAATGATCGCCGAGGGACAAAGCAACAAGGAAATGGCAAGCAAGATGGGCGTAGGCGTCCGCACCGTGGAAACGCATCGCGAAAGGATGATGTCCAAGTTGAACATCCATAGCGTCGCCGGATTGACGAAATTTGCGATCGCAAACGGAATCGTCAATCTGGAATAA
- a CDS encoding CsbD family protein yields MNTTEAKGDWNIVKGKMKQKWGKLTDNDLQYSEGRDEELFGRVQKATGETREAVEKALKDAGFKKCNC; encoded by the coding sequence ATGAATACCACGGAAGCAAAAGGCGATTGGAACATCGTCAAAGGCAAGATGAAACAAAAGTGGGGCAAGCTCACGGACAACGACCTGCAATATAGCGAAGGCCGGGACGAGGAATTATTTGGCCGCGTCCAAAAGGCTACGGGTGAAACCCGAGAGGCGGTCGAAAAAGCCTTGAAAGACGCCGGCTTCAAGAAATGCAACTGCTGA
- a CDS encoding DUF3185 family protein, translated as MNKIISLALLAGGIVLIIIGINSSNSFGSDVSRFFTGSPTNKAIWLLIGGVVAAVAGLIGTLRGSKA; from the coding sequence ATGAACAAAATTATCTCTCTGGCTCTGCTCGCGGGCGGCATCGTGCTCATCATCATCGGCATCAATTCGAGCAACTCCTTTGGCTCGGATGTTTCCCGATTCTTCACCGGCTCACCGACCAACAAAGCGATTTGGCTGCTGATTGGCGGCGTGGTTGCGGCGGTTGCCGGTTTGATCGGCACTTTGCGCGGCTCGAAAGCATAA
- a CDS encoding RNA polymerase sigma factor has product MPDISDMELVREFARNNSQAAFAELVRRHVNLVYSVARRCTGHDGDAQDVTQAVFILLARKAGGLRAGTLLPGWLYETTRFTAARLLRTNARRHAREQEAYMQSTLNENDAAAAWAQLSPHLETAMSKLSEQDRALLVLRFYQNKSGPETAATLGIREDAAHKRVTRAIEKLRKFFAERGVVLSGVAIAGAVSVHSVQAAPAGLAAMISSTAFSGTTITTAAILAATKAIVMTTFQKAIVTTTLIAAVGGGIFEAQQNFRLRDQNQKLQQQQSLLTAQVQQLGQSLADATNRLASSLAANDRTKTNSRDAELLKLRGEVTQLRAAANDSTDATARQWLVKVNKLKQKLEQTPNARIPEFQFLTDQDWLNAVKGNLNSDTDYRIAFSALRGEAQNKAASMLKQALTAYMKDNEQQFPADINQLQTYFSSPMDNSILQEWEIAPASTVKSLGMGGDVIITQKAAVDDVFDTRYGIGPNGLGSTDFLHQEISDAMNPVFAAFRTAHDGQWPADQTQLLPYATTPEQQAALQKLILRDSANR; this is encoded by the coding sequence ATGCCAGATATATCAGACATGGAACTCGTTCGGGAATTTGCCCGGAATAATTCCCAGGCGGCCTTCGCGGAATTGGTGCGGCGTCATGTCAATCTGGTCTATTCTGTCGCGCGCCGTTGCACTGGCCATGACGGCGACGCGCAGGATGTCACGCAAGCGGTCTTCATTCTGCTCGCGCGCAAAGCCGGCGGGTTGCGCGCCGGCACATTGCTGCCGGGCTGGCTTTATGAAACAACCCGTTTCACTGCCGCGCGGTTGCTTCGCACCAATGCACGCCGCCACGCGCGCGAACAAGAGGCCTATATGCAATCCACCTTGAATGAAAACGACGCCGCCGCTGCCTGGGCCCAACTTTCGCCGCATCTGGAAACCGCCATGTCAAAATTATCGGAACAAGATCGCGCGTTGCTTGTTTTGCGATTCTACCAAAATAAAAGCGGCCCGGAAACAGCGGCCACTCTCGGCATACGCGAGGACGCGGCGCATAAACGCGTGACGCGCGCGATTGAAAAGTTGCGGAAATTTTTTGCCGAACGCGGCGTCGTGCTCAGCGGCGTGGCGATTGCGGGAGCGGTTTCCGTTCATTCCGTGCAAGCCGCGCCGGCTGGTTTGGCGGCGATGATTTCTTCAACCGCATTTTCAGGAACCACCATCACCACGGCGGCAATTCTCGCCGCCACTAAAGCCATCGTTATGACCACATTTCAAAAAGCCATCGTCACCACAACCTTGATTGCCGCCGTTGGCGGGGGAATATTTGAGGCGCAACAAAATTTCCGGCTGCGCGACCAAAACCAAAAACTGCAACAACAACAATCGTTGCTCACGGCCCAGGTCCAGCAGTTGGGCCAATCACTCGCCGACGCGACGAATCGTTTGGCCTCGTCATTGGCCGCGAATGACCGAACGAAAACGAATTCTCGTGATGCGGAGCTTTTGAAATTGCGCGGGGAAGTCACGCAGCTGCGGGCCGCGGCGAATGATTCGACCGATGCGACGGCGCGGCAATGGCTCGTGAAAGTGAACAAGCTCAAACAAAAATTGGAGCAAACTCCCAACGCTCGGATCCCGGAATTTCAATTTCTCACCGACCAGGATTGGCTGAATGCCGTGAAGGGGAATCTTAATAGCGATACGGATTATCGCATCGCCTTCAGCGCGCTTCGCGGGGAGGCTCAGAACAAAGCTGCGAGTATGTTGAAGCAGGCGTTGACGGCTTATATGAAAGATAATGAACAACAATTTCCGGCGGACATCAACCAGTTGCAAACGTATTTTAGTTCGCCAATGGACAACTCTATTTTGCAGGAGTGGGAAATCGCGCCAGCCAGTACGGTGAAGAGCCTGGGGATGGGTGGGGACGTGATTATCACGCAGAAAGCGGCAGTGGATGATGTGTTCGATACGCGTTACGGCATTGGTCCAAACGGTCTTGGCAGCACGGATTTTCTGCATCAGGAAATCAGCGATGCCATGAATCCGGTTTTCGCTGCGTTTCGAACGGCGCACGATGGCCAATGGCCAGCTGATCAGACACAACTTTTGCCCTACGCCACGACCCCGGAACAGCAAGCCGCGCTGCAGAAATTAATATTGCGTGATTCGGCAAACCGGTGA
- a CDS encoding UdgX family uracil-DNA binding protein (This protein belongs to the uracil DNA glycosylase superfamily, members of which act in excision repair of DNA. However, it belongs more specifically to UdgX branch, whose founding member was found to bind uracil in DNA (where it does not belong), without cleaving it, appears to promote DNA repair by a pathway involving RecA, rather than base excision.) encodes MKNLADETRETPVKELIPPSPTIPKLQKAARECRACHLWKRGTQTVFGEGSKAATIVFVGEQPGSDEDLAGRPFVGPAGKLLDQALSEAGIDRRQIYITNAVKHFKWEPSGKRRLHKKPNGGEIAACRPWLEAELAVIQPRILVCLGATAAQALLEKDFRVSKSRGQLVKTALAEKAVATVHPSSILRAPNPNDRKAQLKLFIADLKKVAKMIR; translated from the coding sequence ATGAAAAATCTCGCGGATGAAACTCGTGAAACTCCTGTCAAAGAATTGATTCCGCCATCGCCGACAATTCCAAAATTGCAAAAAGCCGCGCGCGAATGCCGGGCGTGTCACTTATGGAAAAGGGGAACGCAAACGGTCTTTGGCGAAGGTTCTAAAGCTGCCACAATCGTTTTTGTCGGCGAGCAACCGGGCAGCGACGAGGATTTGGCGGGTCGGCCATTTGTCGGGCCCGCGGGAAAATTATTGGATCAGGCGCTGTCCGAGGCGGGCATTGATCGCCGTCAAATTTACATCACCAATGCGGTCAAACATTTCAAATGGGAGCCATCGGGAAAGCGGCGCCTTCATAAAAAACCCAACGGCGGGGAAATCGCGGCCTGCCGCCCGTGGTTGGAAGCTGAACTCGCCGTGATCCAGCCGAGAATACTGGTCTGCCTGGGCGCCACGGCGGCGCAGGCTTTATTGGAAAAAGATTTTCGCGTGAGCAAAAGCCGCGGTCAATTAGTTAAAACCGCGCTGGCGGAAAAAGCGGTTGCCACCGTTCACCCTTCCTCCATTCTTCGCGCTCCCAACCCCAATGATCGCAAGGCGCAACTGAAGCTGTTCATCGCCGATTTGAAGAAGGTCGCGAAAATGATTCGGTGA